The Amycolatopsis sp. DG1A-15b genome contains the following window.
CTTGCGCTTCGGATGCGCGTACGCCCAATTCGCATCGAGCCGGAGGCGTTCGAGCTGGTCGGTGAGCGTCGTGTCGTCACGGGCGCCCGCGCCGAGCACGATCCGGCGGACCAGGCGCCACCAGGTGACGTTGAAAGTGTCCCAGTCGAGCTCGCCGCTGTGGGTGACCTCGCTCAGCAGGACGGCCGCTTCCTCGGCGACGGCCCGGGCGAACGGTGCCGCCAGCTCGTGCAGCGGACGGCCGGGTTGCAGCACGGCCTCGGTGAACCGGCGGCGGGCCGGCCGGTCGGCCGCGTCCGAAATCAGGAGACCGTGCGGCTGGAAGTGACTCAGCGCGGCCCGTTTCTCCACTGTGGACGGACTGAACGGCGTCGGCGCGCCGGCCAGCAGCCGCTTCACGTCCGCGCCGGACAGCGCCAGTTCCACCGACCGGCCGGGGACGCGCAGCTTCAGCGGACGCCCGTAGTGGCGCTCGCGCAGCCGGCGCAGCAACCGCACGGCCGGGCGGTCGAACTGCAGCTTCCCGGCCAGCGCCATCGCCGCGGGACGACGTTTGATCACCCCGCCGGCCAGCGTGGGCAGCGCCACCTCGAGCGCGACTCGCAGGGTCTCGGCGACCGAAGCGGTCTCCGGCCGGGTGCGGTGTTCCCGAGTGGACGTCATGGCGCCCGGCTACCCGCGGTGGCCGGGCCGGAAACGCCCTCAGCCGCGCAGGGCGACGTTCAGCACATCACCGGCGTGGTCCAGGCAGTCCACGCAGATCACCGCGTCCCGCGCCGCGCAGTCGACGCGCAGCAGCGGACGCCGGAGCCCGAGGAACGTCCGGCGCTCGCGGCGGCCGCAGAAGTCGCAGACCGCCGCCAGCGGTGACGTCACCGCGGCCAGCACGTCACCCGCGCCGCTCTCCCGGTCCGCGCCGTCGCGCACCACACGCAGGCCGGCGCGGACGCAGTCCACGCAGATCGGCCCGTTCCGGCCGGGCACCCGGGGGTCGCGCTGCCTGCCGCAGAACCGGCACGGCCTGCCCGCCCCGTTCATCGCCGTCACCGCGGCCTCCTCGGTTTCGCCGCTCGCACGCCGGGAATCCGGGTCGCGGCGCGCCTCTTCCCGCCACGCTACCCGGCTCCCGGGTGCCCGGCCGATCGCGGTGCGCCCCGGTGGAACCCGGCATCCACGCTCGCCCGGGTCTCCTGGCCGCGGTGGTGCGGGACGAGCGCGCAGGAGGAGACCTTTTGTCATCGTTGACGGTGTTGTTCGGAGTGGCCGGCCTGCTCGCGCTCGCGGCGGCGATCGTGCCCAAGCTGGTCGCCGACCGGCCGTTTTCCGTGCCGCTGGTGATGCTGGTGGCCGGGATCGTGCTCGGGCTGCTCCCGCTGCCGGCCCCCTACGGCAACGGCTGGAGCGACCCCGCCGCCCACCTGCACAGCGTGGAATCCTTCGCCCAGCTGGGCATTCTCGTCGCGCTCGCCGGGGCGGGGCTGTCGGTCGACCGCCCGTTCGGCCTGCGCCGGTGGGGGTCGACGTGGCGGTTGCTCGCGGTCACCATGCCGGTGTCGATCCTCGCGATCGCCGTGCTCGGGTACTGGTGGCTTGCGCTCGCTCCCGGCGTCGCGCTGCTGCTGGCCGCGGCGCTGGCGCCGACCGACCCGGTGCTGGCGGGCGACATCGGCGTCCCGCACCCCGACGTCGAGCCGGAACTGGCCCGGAACAACGAAATCCGCTTCACGCTGACGACGGAAGCCGGGCTCAACGACGGCCTCACCATGCCGTTCGTCCTGCTCGGCCTGGCCCTGGCGAGCGGCGAGCCCCGCCTGGATCCGTCCTGGGTGCTGGTGGACCTGCTGCTGCCCCTGGTCGTCGGCGTCGTGGCCGGCCTAGTCACCGGCCGGCTGCTCGGCTGGGCGATCTTCCGGACGCCGTCGGACCGGCTGCGGCTGGCCGAGTACGCCGACGGGCTGGTCCTGCTCGCGCTGGCGTTCGTGCCCTACGCCATCTCGGAAGTGGTGCACGGCAACGGGTTCGTCGCCGTGTTCGTCGCGGCGGTCGCGGTGCGCACGCAGGAGCGCGAGCACGAGTACCACGGCGTCCTGCACGCCTTCGGCCACCAGCTGGAACGGCTGTTCGTCCCGCTCGCCCTGCTGGGGCTGGGCCTGGCGATCGGCGACGGCCTGCTGAGCGGGCTGCAACCCCTCGAAGTGGTGATCGCCGTCGTCGCCGTGCTGGTGGTCCGGCCGCTGGTGGGCTGGCTGTCGCTGCTCGGCGCGCCGTCGCCGGGACGGCCCGCCA
Protein-coding sequences here:
- a CDS encoding cation:proton antiporter: MSSLTVLFGVAGLLALAAAIVPKLVADRPFSVPLVMLVAGIVLGLLPLPAPYGNGWSDPAAHLHSVESFAQLGILVALAGAGLSVDRPFGLRRWGSTWRLLAVTMPVSILAIAVLGYWWLALAPGVALLLAAALAPTDPVLAGDIGVPHPDVEPELARNNEIRFTLTTEAGLNDGLTMPFVLLGLALASGEPRLDPSWVLVDLLLPLVVGVVAGLVTGRLLGWAIFRTPSDRLRLAEYADGLVLLALAFVPYAISEVVHGNGFVAVFVAAVAVRTQEREHEYHGVLHAFGHQLERLFVPLALLGLGLAIGDGLLSGLQPLEVVIAVVAVLVVRPLVGWLSLLGAPSPGRPATAAIAFFGVRGIGTLYYLAYTLNRLPVPQQDVLWRVGALAVAVSVIVHGVLAEPAIQRIERMGGHLPADV
- a CDS encoding cytochrome P450, which encodes MTSTREHRTRPETASVAETLRVALEVALPTLAGGVIKRRPAAMALAGKLQFDRPAVRLLRRLRERHYGRPLKLRVPGRSVELALSGADVKRLLAGAPTPFSPSTVEKRAALSHFQPHGLLISDAADRPARRRFTEAVLQPGRPLHELAAPFARAVAEEAAVLLSEVTHSGELDWDTFNVTWWRLVRRIVLGAGARDDTTLTDQLERLRLDANWAYAHPKRKQLREEFRRRLTGHLDRAEAGSLAAAIASAGEDTAPDQVAHWLFAFDAAGMATYRTLALLASHPAALDRARADLDGADLAEPNQLSYLRACVLDAVRLWPTTPMILRETTEETSWGPAGTTVLIFTPFFHRDPDLPYADRFEPDLWLDGRAAENPALVPFSAGPAICPGRDLVQFCASTMLANLLRDHGYEQASGPVLSPERPLPATLDNFHLKLKPV